One genomic region from Haloarcula sp. DT43 encodes:
- the citE gene encoding L-malyl-CoA/beta-methylmalyl-CoA lyase: MTRLCRTFQTAPAAIPNDDSAKFLRSGLTSEGFQAPDWLVPDIEDGTAPSMKGEAVDNIVEHVPDHAPDFAGDILPRVEWAYDDADACERGVEQVERLADEVGEHIDGFVFPKVGRLDDVRDAAGVVADAERDAGLDEGSLEMAIILETAPGRSDLREICQYATDSRLSGVVFGPVDYTAELGGRALNGERPRWDGLLEALSNETSAADIVAIGGPFDQLFHERAGVTYYNAEGYADQVEHEATIGIDGSWSLHPKQTEQANRIHMPTTEELERDLHKIESFNEAKREGTGAVVVDGQMVDEATYKNFANTVKTVRAIDETHPAQTAEYYDDGLLDRATAVDLIFG; the protein is encoded by the coding sequence ATGACACGACTCTGCCGCACCTTCCAGACCGCACCGGCCGCGATTCCGAACGACGACAGCGCGAAGTTCCTCCGCTCGGGGCTGACGAGCGAGGGCTTTCAGGCCCCCGACTGGCTCGTCCCCGACATCGAGGACGGGACGGCCCCGTCGATGAAAGGCGAGGCCGTCGACAACATCGTCGAGCACGTGCCCGACCACGCGCCCGACTTCGCCGGGGACATCCTCCCGCGCGTGGAGTGGGCCTACGACGACGCCGACGCCTGCGAGCGCGGCGTCGAGCAGGTCGAACGTCTCGCCGACGAGGTCGGCGAACACATCGACGGTTTCGTCTTCCCGAAGGTCGGCCGCCTCGACGACGTGCGCGACGCCGCAGGGGTCGTCGCCGACGCCGAGCGCGACGCGGGCCTCGACGAAGGGAGCCTGGAGATGGCCATCATCCTGGAGACGGCCCCAGGCCGCTCGGACCTCCGCGAAATCTGTCAGTACGCGACTGACTCCCGGCTCTCCGGGGTCGTGTTCGGGCCGGTCGACTACACGGCCGAACTCGGCGGCCGCGCACTCAATGGCGAGCGACCCCGCTGGGACGGTCTGCTGGAGGCGCTCTCGAACGAGACGAGCGCGGCCGACATCGTCGCTATCGGCGGCCCCTTCGACCAGCTGTTCCACGAGCGCGCCGGCGTCACCTACTACAACGCCGAGGGCTACGCCGACCAGGTCGAACACGAGGCGACCATCGGCATCGACGGCTCGTGGTCGCTCCACCCAAAGCAGACCGAGCAGGCCAACCGCATCCACATGCCGACGACAGAGGAACTGGAGCGGGACCTCCACAAAATCGAGTCGTTCAACGAGGCCAAGCGCGAGGGCACCGGCGCGGTCGTCGTCGACGGCCAGATGGTCGACGAGGCGACCTACAAGAACTTCGCCAACACCGTCAAGACGGTGCGAGCCATCGACGAGACCCACCCCGCCCAGACAGCCGAGTACTACGACGACGGCCTGCTCGACCGGGCGACCGCGGTCGACCTGATATTCGGCTGA
- a CDS encoding methylaspartate ammonia-lyase, which yields MRIENVRTVPGLSGFFFDDQRAIKDGATQSGFAYDGQPVTDGFDRIREAGEALIVELELADGTVATGDCAAVQYSGAGGRDPLFRAEAYRPVVEGPVADALRGRDAAEFRANATLIEEMDPERSGGDRLHTAVRYGVSQALLNAAARAQGVTPTDVLADAYDTEPATSPVPVFGQSGDERRINAEKMLIKGVPVLPHGLFNSVEKVGEDGEGLREYLAWLSDRAGALGPDSYSPRFHVDVYGILGKVFGPPYDRAEVTDYFETLREAAAPYPLQVEGPMDAGGRADQIAEMAELREGLADAGVEVDIVADEWCNTFEDVRAFVDTGAADLVQVKTPDLGGIQRSAEAVLYCDGTDTRAYLGGTCNETVTSARACAHVALATDAAQVLAKPGMGFDEGFMVVTNEMRRALARRDAAREVPADD from the coding sequence ATGCGGATTGAAAACGTTCGGACGGTCCCGGGCCTGTCGGGCTTCTTCTTCGACGACCAGCGTGCCATCAAGGACGGGGCGACCCAGTCCGGGTTCGCCTACGACGGCCAGCCCGTGACCGACGGGTTCGACCGCATCCGCGAGGCCGGCGAGGCGCTCATCGTCGAACTCGAACTCGCGGACGGCACCGTCGCGACCGGCGACTGCGCCGCGGTCCAGTACTCCGGGGCCGGCGGCCGGGACCCGCTGTTCCGCGCCGAGGCGTACCGCCCGGTTGTGGAAGGCCCCGTCGCCGACGCCCTCCGCGGGCGGGACGCGGCCGAGTTCCGAGCGAACGCGACGCTCATCGAGGAGATGGACCCCGAGCGCTCGGGCGGCGACCGACTGCACACGGCGGTCCGCTACGGCGTCTCGCAGGCGCTGTTGAACGCCGCCGCGCGGGCCCAGGGCGTGACGCCGACGGACGTGCTCGCAGACGCCTACGACACCGAACCGGCGACCTCGCCGGTCCCGGTGTTCGGGCAATCGGGCGACGAGCGCCGCATCAACGCCGAGAAGATGCTCATCAAGGGCGTGCCGGTGTTGCCACACGGGCTGTTCAACAGCGTCGAAAAGGTGGGCGAAGACGGCGAGGGACTGCGCGAGTACCTCGCGTGGCTCTCGGACCGGGCGGGCGCGCTCGGCCCCGACTCGTACTCGCCGCGCTTCCACGTCGACGTCTACGGCATCCTCGGCAAGGTGTTCGGCCCGCCGTACGACCGGGCGGAAGTGACCGACTACTTCGAGACGCTCCGGGAGGCCGCCGCGCCGTACCCCTTGCAGGTGGAAGGGCCGATGGACGCGGGCGGCCGCGCCGACCAGATCGCCGAGATGGCCGAACTCCGCGAGGGGCTGGCCGATGCGGGCGTCGAGGTGGACATCGTCGCCGACGAGTGGTGCAACACCTTCGAGGACGTGCGAGCGTTCGTCGACACGGGCGCGGCTGACCTGGTCCAGGTGAAGACGCCGGATCTGGGCGGCATCCAGCGCTCGGCCGAGGCGGTGCTGTACTGCGACGGCACGGACACCCGGGCCTATCTCGGCGGGACCTGCAACGAGACGGTCACCTCGGCCCGGGCCTGCGCCCACGTCGCGCTGGCGACCGACGCCGCGCAGGTGCTCGCAAAGCCCGGGATGGGCTTCGACGAGGGCTTCATGGTCGTCACGAACGAGATGCGCCGGGCGCTTGCCAGACGAGACGCCGCCCGGGAGGTGCCAGCCGATGACTGA
- the mch gene encoding 2-methylfumaryl-CoA hydratase, which produces MTDWTDFEAIDLSDGETFGALLDRAETREKGHFFEFFAEGDELVHDPGLSLTQHGSEQWMGQTLNHDPAYWRADTARERDFDAVPVHPDYLLACVMGITVEDLSEKGGYFLGRDDVRFHRPATAGTPLAVTSTVVDTRTSSSRPKYGIVTWETEGRDRETGETLVTYERTNMIPRREPAATDGGAVGEQDEGGPTLPDTLVTPDGEHFEDFRRALDAAHEEHAAVAYRHERGRTMDDQLVAGLPLATLNTARQHHNRDEMADSPSGDIVAYGDVTRSIALAHARSDEATYREHRFADERFHDFVTLGDTVYGFTRVLDADPEAGPERAGAVTFEHVAFNQDQTPVYSGRRTALIQRDT; this is translated from the coding sequence ATGACTGACTGGACCGACTTCGAGGCGATAGACCTCTCGGACGGCGAGACGTTCGGCGCCCTGCTCGACCGCGCAGAGACCAGGGAGAAGGGCCACTTCTTCGAGTTCTTCGCCGAGGGCGACGAACTCGTCCACGACCCTGGCCTGTCCCTCACCCAGCACGGCAGCGAGCAGTGGATGGGCCAGACGCTCAACCACGACCCGGCGTACTGGCGGGCCGACACGGCCCGCGAGCGCGATTTCGATGCGGTGCCCGTCCACCCGGACTACCTGCTGGCCTGCGTCATGGGCATCACCGTCGAGGACCTCTCGGAGAAGGGCGGATACTTCCTCGGGCGCGACGACGTGCGCTTTCACCGCCCGGCGACGGCGGGCACGCCGCTCGCCGTCACCTCGACCGTGGTCGACACCCGGACCTCCTCGTCGCGGCCGAAGTACGGCATCGTGACGTGGGAGACGGAGGGCCGCGACCGCGAGACGGGCGAGACGCTGGTGACCTACGAGCGGACGAACATGATTCCGCGACGTGAACCGGCGGCGACCGACGGCGGCGCGGTCGGTGAGCAAGACGAGGGCGGTCCAACGCTGCCCGATACGCTCGTCACGCCCGACGGCGAACACTTCGAGGACTTCCGACGGGCGCTCGACGCCGCCCACGAGGAGCACGCCGCCGTCGCCTACCGCCACGAGCGCGGGCGGACGATGGACGACCAGCTCGTCGCCGGCCTGCCGCTGGCGACGCTCAACACCGCGCGCCAGCACCACAACCGCGACGAGATGGCCGACTCGCCGTCGGGCGACATCGTCGCGTACGGCGACGTGACGCGTTCGATTGCGCTGGCCCACGCCCGCTCCGACGAAGCGACCTACCGCGAGCACCGGTTCGCCGACGAGCGCTTCCACGACTTCGTCACGCTCGGCGACACCGTCTACGGCTTCACGCGCGTCCTCGACGCCGACCCCGAGGCTGGACCGGAGCGGGCCGGCGCGGTCACCTTCGAGCACGTCGCGTTCAACCAGGACCAGACCCCGGTCTACTCGGGCCGGCGAACCGCACTCATCCAGCGAGACACATGA